A genomic window from Candidatus Kouleothrix ribensis includes:
- a CDS encoding PAS domain S-box protein translates to MPIQEQSLDDRQAQISWLYQITVWFFWLTIIFAITYLLAYLWWRDLTTAAISLTLLGCSIELIISQRWLAQGRLVRSLVSISAGLLAISLATVLLQPELTPNAAIAPLIITVIVLPYADSRRLFWIILAGWCMIIAMSLASELIPPAPPAPEWFARVLRLSAMPAATAPLALLLWQLHKRLNLSIERLRATNRVLGESEARYRMLAENSRDLIGLVDRDGTLLYTSPSHQRVLGYPDDTLTHASTLFELVAANDRPALASAIERAGSSATPQIVVIGLRKHAGDTIYAEVILSPIGDSAGTRTLYSARDITEREISQAARQRSEATFSALLNAMPDLILRVGNDGTLRDMKPPSSIGMPLDSDMSIGRPVQMFFPHSLAAQLQPRLMRACSTRQLQLWEYRYPDTDQPSEYEARIAAIDEREALVVIRDVTERKQAEAALRESEERYRRLVEVSPEPIAVHSDEILRYINPAGARLLGADDSAQLIGSPLLQFVQPDDHARIRAHIQRSRAPDRSVAMLEATFVRLDGAAIDVEVGSMPLLYDRQPAMQLVLRDITARKRAEAQRREIERNLREAQKLESLGVLAGGIAHDFNNLLTTILGNANLALLELPPGQTAHELVGQIERAAESAADLTRQMLAYAGKGRFVIDTFDLNQLIRDTTSLIRASIGKSVAITYDLAEAPAPIEADATQIRQVLMNLIINAAEAIGDHEGTIVLQTRCVPADMLPAQPWVVAGDLTAGEYVLLQVGDSGAGMDADTLARIFDPFFSTKFAGRGLGLAAVQGIIRSHNGGLQVQSVAGQGTTFTIALPCAPATAPAAAGPADQPPTPAHAASTGTVLVVDDEDGVRRLLARILARLGYQVLMAEDGRAALTLFERYGPALRLVLLDLTMPRMGGEQVFAELHALRPDLPIVVMSGYTAEETAQRFLDSTPAGFLQKPFTTQAVRLLVGSLVRD, encoded by the coding sequence ATGCCTATTCAAGAACAATCGCTCGACGACCGCCAGGCTCAGATTAGCTGGCTCTATCAGATCACCGTATGGTTTTTCTGGCTGACAATCATATTCGCGATCACATACTTGCTGGCCTACCTGTGGTGGCGCGATCTCACCACCGCCGCGATCAGTCTCACGCTGCTGGGCTGCAGCATCGAGCTGATAATCTCGCAACGCTGGCTTGCCCAGGGCCGGCTGGTTCGATCGCTGGTTAGTATCTCGGCCGGCCTGCTGGCGATCAGCCTGGCGACGGTGCTCCTCCAGCCCGAGCTGACGCCAAACGCCGCAATTGCGCCGCTAATTATCACGGTGATCGTGCTGCCATATGCCGACAGCCGCCGGCTGTTCTGGATCATCCTGGCAGGCTGGTGCATGATCATTGCCATGAGCCTGGCCAGCGAGCTGATCCCGCCGGCGCCACCCGCGCCCGAGTGGTTCGCGCGCGTGCTGCGGCTCAGCGCAATGCCGGCGGCCACCGCCCCGCTGGCGCTCTTGCTCTGGCAGCTGCACAAGCGGCTGAACCTGAGCATCGAGCGCCTGCGCGCCACCAACCGCGTGCTCGGCGAGAGCGAGGCGCGCTATCGTATGCTCGCCGAGAACTCGCGCGATCTGATCGGGCTGGTCGATCGCGACGGCACCCTGCTCTACACATCGCCCTCGCACCAGCGCGTGCTGGGCTACCCCGACGACACGCTGACGCACGCCAGCACGCTGTTCGAGCTGGTGGCCGCCAATGATCGGCCGGCGCTCGCCAGTGCGATCGAGCGGGCCGGCAGCTCGGCCACGCCACAGATTGTGGTGATCGGGCTGCGCAAGCACGCTGGCGACACGATCTACGCCGAGGTCATTCTCTCGCCGATCGGCGACTCGGCCGGCACGCGCACGCTCTACTCGGCCCGCGATATTACCGAGCGCGAGATCTCGCAGGCGGCCCGCCAGCGCAGCGAGGCCACCTTCAGCGCCCTGCTGAACGCCATGCCCGACTTGATCTTGCGCGTGGGCAACGATGGCACGCTGCGCGATATGAAGCCGCCCAGCAGCATAGGCATGCCGCTCGACTCCGACATGTCGATCGGGCGCCCGGTTCAGATGTTCTTCCCCCACAGCCTGGCCGCACAGCTCCAGCCGCGCCTGATGCGCGCCTGTAGCACCCGCCAGCTCCAGCTGTGGGAGTATCGCTACCCCGACACTGACCAGCCCAGCGAGTACGAGGCGCGTATCGCTGCGATCGACGAGCGCGAGGCGCTGGTGGTGATCCGCGATGTCACCGAGCGCAAGCAAGCCGAGGCGGCGCTCCGCGAGAGCGAGGAACGCTACCGCCGGCTGGTCGAGGTTTCGCCCGAGCCGATCGCCGTACACTCCGACGAGATCTTGCGCTATATCAACCCGGCCGGCGCGCGGCTGCTCGGCGCCGACGACTCAGCCCAGCTGATCGGCAGCCCGCTCTTGCAGTTCGTCCAGCCCGACGATCACGCGCGCATACGTGCGCATATTCAGCGCAGCCGCGCGCCCGATCGGTCGGTCGCGATGCTCGAGGCGACGTTCGTACGCCTCGACGGCGCGGCGATCGATGTGGAGGTTGGCAGCATGCCGCTGCTGTACGATCGCCAGCCGGCGATGCAGCTGGTGCTGCGCGATATCACCGCGCGCAAGCGCGCCGAGGCGCAGCGGCGCGAGATCGAGCGCAACCTGCGCGAGGCCCAGAAGCTCGAGAGCCTGGGCGTGCTGGCAGGCGGGATCGCCCACGACTTCAACAACCTGCTGACGACCATCCTGGGCAATGCCAACCTGGCGCTGCTCGAGCTGCCGCCCGGCCAGACGGCCCACGAGCTGGTCGGGCAGATCGAGCGCGCCGCCGAGAGCGCGGCCGACCTGACCCGCCAGATGCTGGCGTATGCCGGCAAGGGTCGCTTTGTGATCGACACGTTCGATCTCAACCAGCTGATCCGCGACACCACATCGCTGATTCGCGCATCGATCGGCAAGAGTGTGGCGATCACGTACGACCTGGCCGAGGCGCCGGCACCGATCGAGGCCGACGCGACCCAGATTCGCCAGGTGCTGATGAACCTGATTATCAACGCCGCCGAGGCGATTGGCGATCACGAGGGCACGATTGTGCTGCAGACTCGCTGCGTGCCGGCCGATATGCTGCCTGCACAGCCCTGGGTGGTCGCCGGCGATCTGACGGCCGGCGAGTATGTGCTGCTGCAGGTTGGCGACAGCGGCGCGGGCATGGATGCCGACACCCTGGCGCGGATCTTCGATCCCTTCTTTAGCACCAAGTTCGCCGGGCGCGGCCTGGGCCTGGCGGCGGTGCAGGGCATTATTCGCAGCCATAACGGTGGCCTGCAGGTGCAGAGCGTGGCCGGGCAGGGCACGACCTTTACGATCGCGCTGCCATGCGCGCCGGCCACAGCACCAGCCGCTGCCGGCCCGGCCGATCAGCCGCCAACGCCCGCGCATGCCGCCAGCACCGGCACCGTGCTGGTGGTCGACGACGAAGACGGCGTGCGGCGGCTGCTGGCGCGCATTCTGGCGCGGCTGGGCTACCAGGTGCTGATGGCTGAAGATGGCCGCGCCGCGCTCACGCTCTTCGAGCGCTACGGCCCAGCGCTACGCCTGGTGCTGCTCGACCTGACCATGCCGCGCATGGGCGGCGAGCAGGTGTTCGCCGAGCTACACGCGCTACGGCCCGACCTGCCGATCGTCGTGATGAGCGGCTACACCGCCGAAGAGACCGCGCAGCGCTTCCTCGATAGCACGCCGGCCGGGTTTCTCCAGAAGCCGTTCACCACCCAGGCCGTGCGGCTTCTGGTCGGGTCGCTGGTGCGCGATTAG
- a CDS encoding alpha/beta fold hydrolase, producing the protein MIANGLDGRHVPLDDTQLYVVERGQGYPIIVLHGGPGLDHHMFGDYLDPLADHFRLLLVDQRSQGRSARAPADTWTLARMARDVGELAHALGLARYAVLGHSYGAFVALQHAANFPGQAAQTIVSSGLPSARFLAEVDTNLAHFEPAELREQVASSWAREQHAQSQADMAAIMHDQFPFHFADPRDPRIAELEARSAGTIYAPDVLRQLASQGYGGIELESRLGAITQPLLVLAGRHDRTCSVAGAEAIVQGAPHAELVVFEHSGHMTYVEENQRYLATVREFLLRHGA; encoded by the coding sequence ATGATCGCGAACGGCCTCGACGGGCGCCACGTGCCGCTCGACGACACCCAGCTGTACGTCGTTGAGCGCGGGCAGGGCTACCCGATCATCGTGCTGCACGGCGGCCCCGGCCTCGACCACCACATGTTTGGCGATTACCTCGACCCACTCGCCGACCACTTCCGGCTGCTGCTGGTCGACCAGCGTAGCCAGGGCCGCTCGGCGCGCGCGCCGGCCGATACATGGACGCTCGCACGCATGGCCCGCGATGTCGGCGAGCTGGCCCACGCGCTGGGGCTGGCGCGCTACGCTGTGCTAGGCCACTCGTACGGCGCGTTTGTGGCGCTCCAGCACGCCGCCAACTTCCCCGGCCAGGCCGCCCAGACGATCGTCTCGAGCGGGTTGCCCTCGGCGCGCTTCCTGGCCGAGGTCGATACCAACCTGGCCCATTTCGAGCCGGCCGAGCTGCGCGAGCAGGTGGCCAGCTCGTGGGCGCGCGAGCAGCACGCCCAGAGCCAGGCCGATATGGCGGCGATCATGCACGACCAGTTCCCGTTTCACTTCGCCGACCCGCGCGACCCACGGATTGCCGAGCTCGAGGCGCGCAGCGCCGGCACGATCTATGCGCCCGATGTCCTGCGGCAGCTGGCGAGCCAGGGCTACGGCGGGATCGAGCTGGAGAGCAGGCTGGGCGCGATCACGCAGCCGCTGCTGGTGCTGGCCGGCCGCCACGACCGCACCTGCTCGGTGGCCGGCGCCGAGGCAATCGTGCAGGGCGCACCACACGCCGAGCTGGTGGTGTTCGAACACAGCGGGCACATGACTTATGTCGAAGAGAACCAGCGCTACCTGGCAACTGTTCGCGAATTCCTGCTGCGCCATGGCGCGTAG